A window of Sinimarinibacterium sp. NLF-5-8 genomic DNA:
GCCAGGTGCAAATCTGCCAGAAACAGTGCGGTCATCTACCGCCGCGCCTCATTTGATGACGGTGGCGTGTTCAATCACCACTTGCTTGACCGGCATGTCGCGGCCAAACGGGCGACCGCCTGCGGTCGGTGCGGTGGCGATCTTGTCCACCACGTCCATGCCATCAACGACTTTGCCAAATACGGCATAACCCCAGCCGTCCTGGCCGGGATAGTCCAAAAAGCTGTTGTTGCCGTGGTTGATGAAAAACTGCGAGCTGGCCGAGTGTGGGTCACCGGTGCGCGCCATGGCGATGCTGCCGCGCACGTTCTTCAGGCCGTTTTTGGCTTCGTTTTCAATCGGCGCGCGGGTGTCGCGCTGGACGTAGTTTTTGTCGTAACCGCCGCCCTGGATCATGAAGCCTTCGATCACCCGATGAAAGACCAGGCCGTCATAGTGTTTGTCGTTGACATACTGGACAAAATTGGCAGTGGTCTTGGGCGCCTTGTCGGCATCCAGTTCCAGCGTGATGTTGCCTTCGGTGGTTTGCAGCAGCACGCGTACAGGGTCGGCAGCTTGGGCAGCGGTCATGGTCAGTCCTAGAAAAAGAGAAGCAAGAAAGGCTTTCATGGGGTTGGTCTATCCAGTTTAAAGGGTTGAGGGTACAAATCGTGTGCGCAGCTTACGCAAATGGCAGCGTGGCATCGACATCGGCCAGCGCATCTTCGAGCAACTCCAGACTCGCGCCCTGCTGACATGCGCCTTCGGACAAGGTGCGTCTGAACGCCCGCCCACCCGGCTGGCCGCGAAACAATCCCAAAATATGGCGGGTGATGTGTTTGAGCTGCGCGCCGCTGGCAAGTTCCCGCTCGACATACGGCATCAAAAGCTCGATCACCTGATGCCGTGACGGCGCAACGCGGGCGCTGCCAAACAGATGCTGATCGACCTGCGCCAGCAAGTACGGGTGTTCATAAACCTC
This region includes:
- a CDS encoding peptidylprolyl isomerase, which encodes MTAAQAADPVRVLLQTTEGNITLELDADKAPKTTANFVQYVNDKHYDGLVFHRVIEGFMIQGGGYDKNYVQRDTRAPIENEAKNGLKNVRGSIAMARTGDPHSASSQFFINHGNNSFLDYPGQDGWGYAVFGKVVDGMDVVDKIATAPTAGGRPFGRDMPVKQVVIEHATVIK